A region of Necator americanus strain Aroian chromosome I, whole genome shotgun sequence DNA encodes the following proteins:
- a CDS encoding hypothetical protein (NECATOR_CHRI.G2091.T3) — MPALLSLLWRWSGSPAVALTCSVSAIICATALCPLILFHTLYVFSHIDQQHCPTLIGELWRKVDVAKAEIHRSIREKREMASCCIGPPGLKGFPGHPSPDGLDGTPGQPGRLGRPAEFDSRAICERECPAGAQGRPGPPGEKGERGHRGRSGFPGKPALPSRAGEPGEIGEKGFRGVPGTPGEPGEPGKVYTADGPPGKDGEPGPRGPPGEKGRRGKDGEDGVEGPPGERGYPGVKGEKGPRGDIGPPGPAGPKGLKWPSLHYDETAVILDYLSFRVHIHFLKTEVGATTNDAVEEQIFNIVQSSADGMDTDTISALTAAVPAIDRQNAINNLLVTKRLVIAKTSGGALRLKVNTNTQLTGATDEEQAIYTLIEDSKRKGIWIRELRDGSGLSQVQLRKVLKSLEQKKLIKNIKAVGTTKKCYMLYDLEPDTSLTGGTFYSDQQLDSELIHTLVNVCIGYIQGRRKQAIDNHPDDLQIQKELSAVRPQEIADFVLEKRVLNVSITLEDIERILDVAILDGAVERRPDGKVRSVWSTTRPSPLVTVPCSTCPVVDDCTSGHVISPQTCSVSNNLLYLWMDGYTFIIRTSNTHRRSSREEADISSWGGA, encoded by the exons acCTTGATAGGAGAACTATGGCGAAAAGTTGATGTCGCAAAAGCTGAAATTCACCGAAGTATACGAGAGAAACGGGAAATGGcgt CTTGCTGCATCGGCCCGCCGGGACTGAAAGGATTTCCAGGACATCCTTCTCCGGATGGTTTAGATGGAACACCTG GTCAGCCAGGACGGCTCGGGCGCCCCGCAGAATTCGACAGTCGTGCGATATGCGAACGTGAATGTCCAGCTGGTGCACAAGG ACGTCCCGGGCCTCCTGGTGAAAAAGGAGAGCGAGGTCACCGCGGCAGAAGCGGATTCCCAGGGAAACCTGCCCTTCCTTCTCGAGCAGGTGAGCCTGGAGAAATCGGGGAAAAAGGATTTAGAGGTGTGCCGGGGACACCTGGAGAACCAGGAGAGCCCGGTAAAGTCTATACTGCTGATGGACCGCCTGGAAAAGATGGTGAGCCAGGCCCAAGAGGACCTCctggagaaaaaggaagaagaggaaaagatgGTGAAGATG GTGTGGAAGGGCCTCCTGGTGAACGAGGCTATCCGGGAGTGAAAGGAGAGAAGGGTCCCCGAGGGGACATTGGTCCACCAGGACCTGCAGGTCCAAAGGGCTTGAAATGGCCGT CATTGCATTATGACGAAACGGCTGTGATTCTGGACTACCTCTCGTTTCGTGTTCATAT TCATTTTT TGAAGACTGAG GTGGGAGCAACCACAAACGATGCCGTGGAGGAGCAAATATTCAATATTGTCCAGTCGTCCGCAGATGGCATGGATACGGACACAATTAGCGCTCTTACGGCTGCAGTTCCAGCAATAGATAGACAG AATGCCATAAATAATCTGTTGGTAACAAAAAGACTCGTGATTGCGAAAACATCAGGTGGAGCCCTGCGATTGAAAGTGAACACAAATACTCAGTTAACAGGAGCAACCGATGAGGAACAAGCT ATATACACTTTGATAGAAGATTCAAAACGGAAAGGGATTTGGATACGAGAATTGCGCGATGGCTCAGGATTGTCACAAGTTCAACTTCGAAAGGTGTTGAAATCACTGGAGCAGAAGAAACTTATCAAGAATATAAAg GCTGTAGGTACCACGAAGAAATGCTACATGCTTTATGATTTGGAGCCCGATACTTCTTTGACTGGAG GGACATTCTATTCGGATCAGCAATTGGACTCGGAGCTTATTCACACCTTGGTCAATGTTTGTATAGGTTACATACAG GGACGGCGCAAACAAGCGATCGATAACCACCCCGATGACCTACAAATACAGAAGGAACTCAGTGCAGTCCGTCCTCAGGAG ATAGCAGATTTCGTCCTAGAAAAGCGGGTATTGAATGTTTCAATCACTCTAGAAGATATCGAACGGATCTTGGATGTGGCTATATTAGACGGTGCAGTTGAACGAAGACCAGATGGAAAG GTGCGGTCGGTGTGGTCGACAACGCGTCCGTCTCCTTTGGTCACCGTTCCCTGTTCGACATGCCCAGTAGTGGACGATTGTACTTCTGGTCATGTAATAAGCCCCCAAACATGTAG cgtTAGCAACAATCTGCTCTACCTATGGATGGATGGATATACCTTCATAATCCGGACTTCGAATACTCACAG GCGAAGTAGCAGAGAAGAGGCGGACATTTCCAGTTGGGGCGGAGCTTAG
- a CDS encoding hypothetical protein (NECATOR_CHRI.G2091.T2), whose translation MLASAPTVKTEVGATTNDAVEEQIFNIVQSSADGMDTDTISALTAAVPAIDRQNAINNLLVTKRLVIAKTSGGALRLKVNTNTQLTGATDEEQAIYTLIEDSKRKGIWIRELRDGSGLSQVQLRKVLKSLEQKKLIKNIKAVGTTKKCYMLYDLEPDTSLTGGTFYSDQQLDSELIHTLVNVCIGYIQGRRKQAIDNHPDDLQIQKELSAVRPQEIADFVLEKRVLNVSITLEDIERILDVAILDGAVERRPDGKVRSVWSTTRPSPLVTVPCSTCPVVDDCTSGHVISPQTCRYMTEWLFGS comes from the exons ATGCTTGCGTCTGCTCCTACAGTGAAGACTGAG GTGGGAGCAACCACAAACGATGCCGTGGAGGAGCAAATATTCAATATTGTCCAGTCGTCCGCAGATGGCATGGATACGGACACAATTAGCGCTCTTACGGCTGCAGTTCCAGCAATAGATAGACAG AATGCCATAAATAATCTGTTGGTAACAAAAAGACTCGTGATTGCGAAAACATCAGGTGGAGCCCTGCGATTGAAAGTGAACACAAATACTCAGTTAACAGGAGCAACCGATGAGGAACAAGCT ATATACACTTTGATAGAAGATTCAAAACGGAAAGGGATTTGGATACGAGAATTGCGCGATGGCTCAGGATTGTCACAAGTTCAACTTCGAAAGGTGTTGAAATCACTGGAGCAGAAGAAACTTATCAAGAATATAAAg GCTGTAGGTACCACGAAGAAATGCTACATGCTTTATGATTTGGAGCCCGATACTTCTTTGACTGGAG GGACATTCTATTCGGATCAGCAATTGGACTCGGAGCTTATTCACACCTTGGTCAATGTTTGTATAGGTTACATACAG GGACGGCGCAAACAAGCGATCGATAACCACCCCGATGACCTACAAATACAGAAGGAACTCAGTGCAGTCCGTCCTCAGGAG ATAGCAGATTTCGTCCTAGAAAAGCGGGTATTGAATGTTTCAATCACTCTAGAAGATATCGAACGGATCTTGGATGTGGCTATATTAGACGGTGCAGTTGAACGAAGACCAGATGGAAAG GTGCGGTCGGTGTGGTCGACAACGCGTCCGTCTCCTTTGGTCACCGTTCCCTGTTCGACATGCCCAGTAGTGGACGATTGTACTTCTGGTCATGTAATAAGCCCCCAAACATGTAGGTATATGACTGAGTGGTTGTTTGGAAGCTGA
- a CDS encoding hypothetical protein (NECATOR_CHRI.G2093.T1), giving the protein MSTKHLRRMMDEKEKEQQGTSKELDEDVPCSRISGPVNRFAAFVDDDGFAEKSATSDEEGEVIHAEGVKPAKQDVSHANLKNKRKTNKKKKKQKKAEVEEPDEDQLLERLALENQSLVSSTEDEPIGVADVLKPDPRLYDAAAELKKALGKAFKDSAPVSSRSHRKFHAAGKFVKQKYNWPPVRSIGLSMELDREEGEVKWFKFVHNAYYEKLERVCWVAEDSFDPSIIEQILVENPYHLNSLLLLANVFRMQEDTTQSCDVIERGIFYCEQSMSCTFQPSSFYHRIDYLDYENRAFYLLLHRNMLNCVQRRCFETALNFAKLILTMDPQRDPLAVLLLIDTIAIKAKQYKWLKDFYRCCKDWKNLDMLPNFCYSMALAQFLDSKTDEDLITADEMLSHAICAFPGVVTFLLDKMQVEPDATVETHRHLGTFAANKETDGLKLVFKMFVNEAVELWKSPEALSWLETITRDCALSKECEMEMDNWKEKRQRVFVGAPPNIRRLAVLLGLESSPSSVTDPVPPVNGRNRYVRELPRVHRPDSFLSGFLHSILPEFDSGEHLTDALQRLRDQLQRYISSSSPATTNATDDPLQDDEPGP; this is encoded by the exons ATGTCCACAAAACATCTTCGTCGAATGATGGatgagaaagagaaggaacaGCAGGGTACAAGCAAGGAGTTAGACGAGGATGTTCCATGTTCACGCATATCAGGACCAGTGAACCGATTCGCAGCCTTTGTTG ATGATGATGGTTTTGCTGAAAAGTCTGCCACAAGTGATGAGGAAGGAGAGGTCATCCATGCTGAAGGCGTTAAACCTGCTAAACAAGACGTTTCACATGCGAAtctgaagaataaaagaaaaacaaataagaagaaaaagaagcagaagaagGCAGAAGTTGAGGAACCTGACGAAGACCAGCTTTTGGAAAGGCTTGCTCTTGAA AACCAATCTCTTGTGTCATCGACGGAAGACGAGCCAATAGGTGTGGCCGATGTCCTTAAGCCAGACCCACGTTTGTACGATGCTGCTGCTGAGCTCAAAAAAGCATTGGGCAAAGCCTTCAAG GATTCCGCTCCTGTATCAAGTCGTTCTCACCGTAAATTTCATGCAGCTGGAAAGTTTGTTAAACAGAAATATAATTGGCCTCCTGTACGGAGTATTG GTCTATCGATGGAACTTGATAGAGAGGAAGGTGAAGTAAAATGGTTCAAATTCGTTCATAACGCGTACTACGAAAAACTGGAACG AGTATGTTGGGTCGCTGAGGACTCCTTTGATCCTTCAATAATCGAGCAAATACtggtcgaaaatccataccatctGAATTCTTTACTTCTACTAGCTAATGTGTTCAGAATGCAAGAAGATACTACACAGTCCTGCGATGTAATCG AACGAGGTATCTTCTACTGCGAGCAATCCATGTCTTGTACATTCCAACCAAGTTCTTTTTATCATCGCATTGATTATCTGGACTACGAAAACAGAGCGTTCTATTTGTTGTTGCATAGAAATATGCTCAACTGTGTCCAGAGAAG ATGTTTCGAGACTGCGCTGAACTTCGCAAAGTTGATATTGACTATGGATCCACAAA GAGATCCACTCGCTGTTCTTCTCCTAATTGACACTATAGCTATCAAAGCTAAGCAATACAAATGGCTTAAGGATTTCTACCGGTGTTGCAAG GATTGGAAGAATCTAGATATGCTTCCCAACTTTTGCTACTCAATGGCCTTGGCACAATTTTTGGATTCGAAAACAGATGAAGATTTGATTACTGCCGATGAAATG TTGTCGCATGCTATATGTGCTTTCCCTGGTGTCGTTACTTTCCTGCTGGACAAAATGCAGGTTGAACCTGATGCAACTGTGGAGACACATCGTCATTTGGGTACTTTTGCGGCAAACAA agaaacagATGGCTTGAAACtcgttttcaaaatgtttgtgAACGAAGCTGTTGAGCTATGGAAATCACCGGAAGCCTTATCATGGCTAGAAACTATTACTAGGGATTGTGCCCTAAGTAAGGAGTGTGAAATGGAGATGGATAATTGGAAAGAGAA GAGACAACGCGTCTTCGTAGGAGCACCACCGAATATACGTCGCCTTGCTGTACTACTTGGACTAGAATCTTCCCCGAGTAGTGTTACGGATCCTGTGCCTCCTGTAAATGGACGAAATAG GTATGTCCGCGAACTTCCACGCGTTCACAGACCGGATTCTTTCCTTTCTGGATTCTTGCACTCTATTTTGCCGGAGTTTGATAGC GGTGAACATCTTACGGATGCGCTTCAACGACTAAGGGATCAATTACAACGTTATATTTCTTCATCCAGTCCTGCTACCACCAACGCAACCGATGATCCACTTCAGGACGATGAACCTGGTCCATAA
- a CDS encoding hypothetical protein (NECATOR_CHRI.G2094.T3): MALAASQPPYWRSTKADEYRELNLLGKGAYGVVYHVTHTPTMTEYALKKIVVGVNDDGVPQSVLREISSMMSLRRLRHKNITLLHDVFHTLENNGCDLHINMVVEKCDWDLYSFLKDIPRDMPDHQCRLIAKQIFEGVDFLHSNNIVHRDLKPQNILINRDQTVKIADFGLSRTYTTQSCFTTVVVTLWYRSPELLLQCSYNTAVDIWAIGCIVSELYQRIPLFPGQTEAQQLSIIFQKMGTPRSSLWPHDAVVERSNYPSYPSQPLERLNPRLPPDAIPVISGCLTFATEHRSTAREALSMPFFKKEHLESSKRRCILILRGSDSLKLLQGLVTNDVKNVHPSVGMAALFLNNKGRIVDDVIISRADGDVFVECTASNRENLKKLLEKYRMRKNVEIVDSQENVLFSEEETLHSILDPRLPSFGRRLYSSDTGQGSLAGYHERRMMYGISEGCEEMESLLPFQANGDFLNMISLEKGCYIGQELTARTAHTGVIRRRIIPFKCEKPVKVKGEVMQDDKKVGEVIACGSAYGLALLSLSAFAQLLNVDGLPIKPYKPSWMPESALKPKEKS, from the exons ATGGCTCTGGCGGCTTCACAGCCTCCATATTGGCGTTCTACGAAAGCAGACGAGTACAGGGAGCTAAATTTGCTTGGCAAAGGAGCTTACGGTGTGGTGTATCATGTCACGCATACTCCAACTATGACTGAG TATGCGCTGAAGAAAATAGTGGTAGGAGTCAACGATGACGGAGTTCCGCAAAGCGTTCTTCGTGAAATCTCGAGCATGATGTCACTTAGACGGCTTCGACACAAGAACATCACTTT GTTACACGATGTCTTCCACACTCTTGAGAACAACGGTTGTGATCTGCACATAAATATGGTGGTAGAGAAATGCGATTGGGATTTGTATTCGTTCTTGAAAGATATTCCCAGGGACATGCCTGACCACCAGTGCAGACTCATAGCGAAACAG attttcGAAGGTGTAGACTTCCTGCATAGCAATAACATCGTTCATCGCGACCTCAAGCCTCAAAACATACTCATTAATCGAGATCAAACAGTAAAGATTGCCGATTTTGGTTTATCTCGAACTTATACAACACAGAGCTGCTTTACAACTGTT GTTGTCACGCTGTGGTACAGAAGTCCGGAGTTACTGCTACAATGCAGTTACAATACTGCTGTTGATATCTGGGCCATTGGTTGTATAGTAAGCGAGTTGTACCAAAGAATTCCTCTCTTCCCTGGTCAAACGGAGGCGCAGCAACTCAGCATAATCTTCCA GAAGATGGGAACACCGAGGTCATCACTGTGGCCGCATGATGCTGTGGTAGAAAGATCGAATTACCCATCGTACCCTTCGCAACCACTTGAAAG ACTGAATCCTCGTTTGCCTCCCGATGCCATTCCCGTTATTAGCGGTTGCCTTACTTTTGCCACCGAGCATCGTTCCACTGCACGTGAGGCGctttccatgccgtttttcaagaAGGAACATTTAGAATCTTCGAAGAGAAGATGTA TTCTAATACTTAGAGGCTCGGATTCGTTAAAACTGCTGCAAGGCCTTGTTACAAATGATGTCAA AAACGTGCACCCCTCCGTTGGAATGGCTGCGCTATTCCTTAATAACAAAGGGAGGATAGTGGATGACGTGATAATCTCTCGAGCAGATGGAGATGTCTTTGTCGAATGTACTGCTTCTAacagagaaaatttgaagaagctGCTGGAAAAATATCGTATGCGTAAAAAT GTGGAAATAGTTGATTCTCAAGAAAATGTGCTCTTCTCCGAGGAGGAAACTCTGCATTCAATCCTGGACCCTAGACTTCCTTCATTTGGGAGGCGTTTGTACAGTAGTGACACAGGACAGGGATCGTTAGCTGGTTATCATGAGAGACGAATGATGTATGGTATTTCTGAGGGATGTGAAGAGATGGAGTCATTGCTTCCTTTCCAA GCAAACGGCGATTTCCTAAACATGATATCATTGGAAAAAGGATGCTACATTGGACAAGAACTGACGGCACGAACAGCACATACAG ggGTTATTCGTAGGCGCATTATTCCTTTCAAATGTGAAAAACCGGTGAAGGTGAAAGGAGAGGTTATGCAAGATGACAAGAAAGTTGGCGAA GTGATTGCCTGTGGATCTGCGTACGGCTTGGCTCTCTTATCATTGAGTGCTTTCGCGCAATTGTTAAACGTTGATGGCTTGCCCATCAAGCCCTACAAACCTTCATGGATGCCTGAATCAGCGCTAAAGCCGAAGGAGAAGTCATAA
- a CDS encoding hypothetical protein (NECATOR_CHRI.G2094.T1) yields MSKIIRLTHRSVLILRGSDSLKLLQGLVTNDVKNVHPSVGMAALFLNNKGRIVDDVIISRADGDVFVECTASNRENLKKLLEKYRMRKNVEIVDSQENVLFSEEETLHSILDPRLPSFGRRLYSSDTGQGSLAGYHERRMMYGISEGCEEMESLLPFQANGDFLNMISLEKGCYIGQELTARTAHTGVIRRRIIPFKCEKPVKVKGEVMQDDKKVGEVIACGSAYGLALLSLSAFAQLLNVDGLPIKPYKPSWMPESALKPKEKS; encoded by the exons ATGTCCAAGATTATAAGACTTACACACCGTTCAGTTCTAATACTTAGAGGCTCGGATTCGTTAAAACTGCTGCAAGGCCTTGTTACAAATGATGTCAA AAACGTGCACCCCTCCGTTGGAATGGCTGCGCTATTCCTTAATAACAAAGGGAGGATAGTGGATGACGTGATAATCTCTCGAGCAGATGGAGATGTCTTTGTCGAATGTACTGCTTCTAacagagaaaatttgaagaagctGCTGGAAAAATATCGTATGCGTAAAAAT GTGGAAATAGTTGATTCTCAAGAAAATGTGCTCTTCTCCGAGGAGGAAACTCTGCATTCAATCCTGGACCCTAGACTTCCTTCATTTGGGAGGCGTTTGTACAGTAGTGACACAGGACAGGGATCGTTAGCTGGTTATCATGAGAGACGAATGATGTATGGTATTTCTGAGGGATGTGAAGAGATGGAGTCATTGCTTCCTTTCCAA GCAAACGGCGATTTCCTAAACATGATATCATTGGAAAAAGGATGCTACATTGGACAAGAACTGACGGCACGAACAGCACATACAG ggGTTATTCGTAGGCGCATTATTCCTTTCAAATGTGAAAAACCGGTGAAGGTGAAAGGAGAGGTTATGCAAGATGACAAGAAAGTTGGCGAA GTGATTGCCTGTGGATCTGCGTACGGCTTGGCTCTCTTATCATTGAGTGCTTTCGCGCAATTGTTAAACGTTGATGGCTTGCCCATCAAGCCCTACAAACCTTCATGGATGCCTGAATCAGCGCTAAAGCCGAAGGAGAAGTCATAA
- a CDS encoding hypothetical protein (NECATOR_CHRI.G2094.T2) codes for MALAASQPPYWRSTKADEYRELNLLGKGAYGVVYHVTHTPTMTEYALKKIVVGVNDDGVPQSVLREISSMMSLRRLRHKNITLLHDVFHTLENNGCDLHINMVVEKCDWDLYSFLKDIPRDMPDHQCRLIAKQIFEGVDFLHSNNIVHRDLKPQNILINRDQTVKIADFGLSRTYTTQSCFTTVVVTLWYRSPELLLQCSYNTAVDIWAIGCIVSELYQRIPLFPGQTEAQQLSIIFQKMGTPRSSLWPHDAVVERSNYPSYPSQPLERLNPRLPPDAIPVISGCLTFATEHRSTAREALSMPFFKKEHLESSKRRCS; via the exons ATGGCTCTGGCGGCTTCACAGCCTCCATATTGGCGTTCTACGAAAGCAGACGAGTACAGGGAGCTAAATTTGCTTGGCAAAGGAGCTTACGGTGTGGTGTATCATGTCACGCATACTCCAACTATGACTGAG TATGCGCTGAAGAAAATAGTGGTAGGAGTCAACGATGACGGAGTTCCGCAAAGCGTTCTTCGTGAAATCTCGAGCATGATGTCACTTAGACGGCTTCGACACAAGAACATCACTTT GTTACACGATGTCTTCCACACTCTTGAGAACAACGGTTGTGATCTGCACATAAATATGGTGGTAGAGAAATGCGATTGGGATTTGTATTCGTTCTTGAAAGATATTCCCAGGGACATGCCTGACCACCAGTGCAGACTCATAGCGAAACAG attttcGAAGGTGTAGACTTCCTGCATAGCAATAACATCGTTCATCGCGACCTCAAGCCTCAAAACATACTCATTAATCGAGATCAAACAGTAAAGATTGCCGATTTTGGTTTATCTCGAACTTATACAACACAGAGCTGCTTTACAACTGTT GTTGTCACGCTGTGGTACAGAAGTCCGGAGTTACTGCTACAATGCAGTTACAATACTGCTGTTGATATCTGGGCCATTGGTTGTATAGTAAGCGAGTTGTACCAAAGAATTCCTCTCTTCCCTGGTCAAACGGAGGCGCAGCAACTCAGCATAATCTTCCA GAAGATGGGAACACCGAGGTCATCACTGTGGCCGCATGATGCTGTGGTAGAAAGATCGAATTACCCATCGTACCCTTCGCAACCACTTGAAAG ACTGAATCCTCGTTTGCCTCCCGATGCCATTCCCGTTATTAGCGGTTGCCTTACTTTTGCCACCGAGCATCGTTCCACTGCACGTGAGGCGctttccatgccgtttttcaagaAGGAACATTTAGAATCTTCGAAGAGAAGATGTAGTTAG